GTGATTCTGTGGAGCGGCAATCACATCGGCCATCACAGCAAGGTTGGCAATCACTGTTTTATCTCTTCCCACGTGGTGGTCTCGGGCTTTTGCAATATTGGCGAGAATTGTTTTCTGGGCGTCAATTGCACGCTGGTCAACAATATTGATCTGGGTGCCGATACGCTGGTCGGTGCCGGCGCGCTGGTGGCCAAAACCATTCCGGAAGACCAGATTGTCAAACCGACCGTGAGCGAGTTTTTGCCCAGTGCCCGTCGGTATTTCAAGGTTTCATCTTTTACCCGCTAAATCTGCAGGGCTGTATTCATGGTCAAGTGGCAAAAAACCGGACTGATTCCCAGCCTGATTCAGGCGCCCTGGGCAATGAGTCACGCAATGATTCCGACGCCATTGCTGTTGAATGAATCGGTGATCCGGCTTTTTGTCGGCTGTTGTGATGCAAACGGCGTGGGCCGGCCCGCCTGGATTGATGTAGACGCAAACAACCCGCTGAAAGTGCTGGGGCGCTCCAGCCAGCCGCTGTTTGATATTGGCCGGCCAGGTTCGTTTGATGACAACGGCGCGCTGCCTTTGTCTGTGGTCCGGCTCAGCCCGACCCGGCTGTACATGTACTACGTCGGGTTCGAACTGGGGGTGAAGATCCGCTACCGTCTTCTCACCGGTCTCGCGATCAGCGATGACAATGGCGATACCTGGCAACGGCAGGGCGACGCGCCCATTCTTGAGCGCAGCGCTGCTGAACTGTATTTCCGCTGTGGTCCTCAGGTCATCAAGGACGGGGACTTTCGCATGTGGTACATCGCCGGCAGCGAGTGGACCTCTGTCAACGGCAAAGACCTGCCCGTGTACGAAGTGCGCCATATGCGTTCTGCCGACGGCATCCACTGGCCTGTAGCCGGTGAAACGGTGCTGGCGGTAGATCAATCCTCCGCCTCTGATGAGCATGGCTTTGGACGCCCGTGGGTTTATCAGGATGCCCAGGGCTGGCATATGTATTACTCGCTGCGCCGCAAATCGCTGGGCGCATATCGTATTGGTTATGCCTCTTCAGCCGACGGCCAGACATGGCAACGCCATGACGAAGCGGCCGGCTTGCCGGTATCGGAACACGGGTTTGACGATCACGCCATCATGTATGCCGCGGTGATTGAAGCGGGCGGCAAAACGTGGTGCTTTTATAACGGGAACAACTTTGGTGAAGCCGGCGTGGGCGTCGCTTGCAGGGTCGATGCATGATTGAACGTTATCAGCCCGACCAGCACCAGCGCGCGTGGGATCAGTTTGTTGAAACCAGCCGCAACGGGGTATTCCAGTTCCAGCGTAATTACATGGATTACCACGCCGACCGCTTTGAAGATCATTCTCTGCTCTGGCTGAATGCGGAGCGCGAAATCATCGCCGTCATGCCGGCAAACCAGACCGGCCAGATGCTGGTCAGCCACGCCGGGCTGAGTTTTGGCGGGCTGGTGCTGGCGCCACAAATCGGGGCCAGTCAGGTGCTTGCCCTGTTTGATGAGCTGAAAGCCTATATGCAGGCGCACGGACTGACGGTGCTGCGCTACAAGGCCGTGCCGGAGATCTACCATCGGCAGCCGTCGGCAGATGCCGATTACGCCTTGTTCCGGCATCAGGCCCGGCTCTACCGGCGCGATGTCAGTAGCTGTGTTGAACTACCCCGGCAATTGCCCCTGCAACAGCGCCGCCAGCGCGGTGCCGGCAAAGCCAGAAAACAAGGC
The Silvimonas iriomotensis genome window above contains:
- a CDS encoding GNAT family N-acetyltransferase, which translates into the protein MIERYQPDQHQRAWDQFVETSRNGVFQFQRNYMDYHADRFEDHSLLWLNAEREIIAVMPANQTGQMLVSHAGLSFGGLVLAPQIGASQVLALFDELKAYMQAHGLTVLRYKAVPEIYHRQPSADADYALFRHQARLYRRDVSSCVELPRQLPLQQRRQRGAGKARKQGYRVEQSQDWQGFWQVLTDNLADRHEVAPVHTEAEIRLLAGRFAGQISLWACLDESGQWVAGTVIYDTGRVAHAQYIASSAAGRAGGALDLLFITLIDEIYARHRYFDFGISTEHNGEYLNVGLLEFKEGFGARAITHDFYEITTD